One Dermacentor silvarum isolate Dsil-2018 chromosome 10, BIME_Dsil_1.4, whole genome shotgun sequence genomic window carries:
- the LOC119466031 gene encoding uncharacterized protein LOC119466031 isoform X3, whose amino-acid sequence MAEAAMNTTAEEPRGGEAPFEVEKPADGSSWIRQKKVWVYLALGALALTAIIVVPVCAVTFGRKTAPEKGYLPEYKKFPGHEIYRPGPYAVLNDTDLEQCAANCSTNDGFECLHVQFCPHEGTPLGTCHLFRANTRLRSHLSHSCDIYTRGDPAEIGIPHGGASSLKTGFGGRLFWILSCLVLANIFVA is encoded by the exons ATGGCTGAGGCGGCAATGAACACCACTGCCGAAGAGCCACGAGGTGGCGAGGCTCCTTTCGAGGTCGAGAAACCGGCCGATGGAAGCTCGTGGATTCGACAGAAAAAG GTGTGGGTCTACTTGGCGTTGGGTGCTCTGGCTCTGACAGCGATCATCGTGGTACCCGTCTGTGCTGTAACTTTTGGCCGTAAAACCGCACCCGAAAAAG GTTACCTTCCCGAGTATAAGAAGTTCCCTGGTCATGAAATATACAGGCCGGGACCGTATGCTGTTCTCAACGACACGGACCTAGAACAGTGCGCTGCGAACTGTTCGACCAACGACGGCTTCGAGTGCCTGCACGTGCAGTTTTGTCCGCACGAAGGAACGCCACTGGGAACCTGTCATTTGTTCCGCGCCAACACCAGGCTACGCTCCCACCTGTCCCACAGCTGCGATATCTACACTCGCG GAGACCCTGCAGAGATTGGCATTCCACACGGAGGCGCATCATCTCTCAAGACAG GATTTGGAGGAAGACTGTTCTGGATTCTCTCGTGCCTGGTTTTGGCCAACATTTTCGTTGCCTGA